The DNA sequence TCTCCAGGAAGCAATCCTTCAGCTTGTAAAATGGGATGAACCCAACCAACAACTCGAGAACAGTCACTATAATTTTTATTTCTACCTCCATTCATATAAAGAATAGTAAAAGCAAGGAAAGCCAAAAGAATATTAGCAACAGGACCTGCAAAAAGAACAAGCATTCTCTTCCAAGGAGGCTTGCTAAAAAATCCATTAGGGATATCATAAACAGACTCTATCTGTTTCCCCTCTTTTTCTTTCAAACGTTCCATACCTCGGATGCGAACATACCCCCCAAACGGAATACAGCCAATGCGATACTCAATGCTACCTAAGCGCTTTTTAAATAAAGCAGGGCCAAAACCTATGCTAAAACTCTCTACAGCCATTCCTACAGCTTTTGCTGCTATTAAATGGCCAAGTTCATGAATTAACACTAATATCCCTAAAGCTAGGGCAGCTAGAATAAAATAGATTATTGTCATATACCTACTCGATTATATTTCTTGAGCAAGAGCTCTAGCTTCACCATCTACTTCCAAAATATCTTCTAGAGAGTGGCAGGCATAAACCTTATGAGATTCCATAAGAGTCGTTAATTTTTGCAAAATATCGCACCAGGAAATCTCATCAGAAAGGAATCTATGCACTAAAATTTCATTAGCTGCATTAAAAAAACTTCCTGCAGATCCCTGATATTCTAATACCTGCCGCGCTAAACGAATGCTAGGAAATCGCTCCTCATCTATCGGGAAAAAGTCTAGAGTATGCTTCTTAGAAAAATCCATCCCCTCCCTAGGAGATGGGAAACGCTCTGGAGCTGTTAAAGCATATTGTATTGGGAAAAGCATATCAGGAGGATTCATTATAGAAATCACACTGCCATCTTGTAGCTCGACCATACCATGAATCAAGCTCTGAGGATGAATAACAGCAGTGATCTCGATATTTTTTAAGTCAAACAGCCAATAAGCCTCTATAATTTCGAGTCCCTTATTCACTAATGTCGAAGAATCTACAGTTATTTTAGCCCCCATATTCCATATAGGATGGTTCAAAATATCTTGTTTTGTCACACGATTCAGCTCTTCTAGTGACTTGTTAAACAAAGGTCCTCCAGAAGCTGTGAGAACTAACTTTTTAATTCCTTCACTTGCTCTTCCCTCCAAACACTGGTATAAAGCATTATGTTCGCTATCTATTGGAAGAATCTGCGTATTATACTGCTTTGCTGTCTCAGACACCAATTTCCCAGCACAAACTAAAATCTCTTTATTAGCTAAAGCCAGCATTTTTCTTTTTTTTATAGCCTCTAGAATAGCCGGTAATGCCTCTATCCCGGAAGAAGCAGCAACAACCATGCTTACTGCATCCATAACACAAAGCTGTATCAAACCTTCTTGTCCTAGAAAAAATTGAATGCCGGAAAATCTGCGACAGGCTTCTTTATAAACATCTTCGTGATAAACCGCAGCAGCTAGAGGAGAAAATTCCTCAAGTTGCTCAAAAAACAACCTTGAATTATTCCCATAAGAAGCCATCGCAATAATTTTAAATTTTGAAGGATAACGTCTAACAATTTCTAATGTTTGACGACCGATACTACCTGTTGACCCCAGAACAGCTAAATGTTTCAAGCATACTACCTTTAACTAGGTGAAAAAGAGAATCATACTCTGCAAGTCAAAGAATTGTCAATTCTCTATTAATACTATTTCTTCTCTAAAGCCTCTCTACAAATATAGTCACCTAAACTCTCAGACTTCATTCTTTTAAACCAAAGTTATGATTCTAAACTGTTTTGATGTCCTTTTTCAAAATTTTTAGTGAAATTATTTCTAAAATAGCTCGTAAGCTTAACAAAGACATACATAGCTGTCAAAAGCACCACAGATATCCCTGAAGTCGATAAACCAACGCCATAAGCACTTAAAATAGCTCGTGAACAAGCAGGGGCTAAAAATGAAGTGGCAAGACTAAAGACTAGAGACCAACCCATAAGACCACCTATCGATTTGGCTATAATCTTACCAATAAGTGTAGGAATAATTAAAAAAGCAAGAGCCATCAGCACGCCTACAGCCTTAAAAGCCCCTACAAGACATGCAGAAAGTTGAAATATAATTAAATAATCAACTAATCGAGTTGGTATTCCCAAGGACGTCGCAAATACACAGTCAAAGGAAGTACACACTAAACTACGAAATGCAAAGATAGCAATCATAGCATTAGCTAAAACAACAATAGCCACAGGAAAAATATCTCCTTGATTTAAAGAATCTGCGTTTCCTAATACAAGTTCTGTTCCTATATGAGCGTTCCTTGTTATAAAGACTAATAAGACTAGACTAAGAGAAAATAATAAAGAAAAGACAAAAGCTGTGCTGCTCTCCTCTCCAACTTTAAATGTATTACGAATAAAGTAGATAAGAAAACCTGTAAGTAAAGCCGTTGCCGTTGCCGCAAGAGTTAACGTACTCAAAGATAAGGTAGTGAGCTGATGTGTAAATAAACAAACACAGACCAAACCAAAAAGTACAGTATGAGATACCGCATTAGCATACATAGCCATTTTCTTTAAGACCAAAAATGTTCCTGCAAATGCACCCGAACAAGAAATAGCAAGAAAAACTATAACCTGAACGTCATCAATATATAGAGAACTAGAAAAAAGTCTTCCGGAAAACAACCGCGAAAAAAACACTAAAAAAAATTGAAAAAAAGATACTCCATAATATGGAGAAACTCCCAAAACCATTACTCCTCCCTTTTTTTGTCAGGGATAATTTGCTGATGGGGATCATAAAAAGGATTATTTAATATTTCTGTCAGCGTATTATCTAATTCTTCAGTAAGAACATGCTCTATCTCTTCAGCCAATTCATGAACATTTTCTTTGCTAAAGTCTAAAGAGTGTACAAGATACGACTCCCACAATCTATGAGCACGGACTAGCCCTAAAGCTTTAACCTTGCCTTTTTCTGTAAGTCGATAACGATCGCTTTCTTTGATCACATAACCTTTCCATTCTAAAATCCAAACCCTCCATGTAGGGAAAGGTTTGGGGCCAAAGTATTCCTGGTATTTATCACTACAGACAAAGTCTCGAACACTAATATTCTCCAAGCAATTATGAGACGCATGCCAAAATATCTTTAAGAGATGCTCTTGATGTTTTGAAAAAGAAAAACACTTTTTACGAAAAGTTCGAGTCACCCACCCATATTTTGGAGAAAAAAGTAAACACATACATGCTAATACTCCAGAACAAACTACAACTAAAGGTCCCGTAGGCAATGTGACAAAAACTGTTTGCTTCCCTATAACAGCATGACATCCAAATGCCACAGAAATATAACTTCCTAAAGCTCCAGAAATCCCACCAAAACATGCAGATAAAACAAGCATTGTGCTTAAACGATCTGAAAGCTGCCGAGCACCTAAAGAAGGAGCTACAAACATTGCAGAAATTAAAACGATTCCTACACTTCGCACACCACTCACAATCACTAATGATACAAAAATCAGACTTATTACTTCATAAAGAATAGTCTTTACGCCACAAGTAAAAGCAAAATCTTTATCAAAAGTAGTCACAATAATCTCTCGATACCATAACCACAAAACAATTAAAGAGGCGCAAAATACTACCGCAGCCAAGCCTGCTTCAAAAAAACCTAGCGTTGCCGCTTGTCCATAAAGATAAGCATTAATTCGATTATACATTGCAGGATTGCAATCCTTCACATAACTCGCTAAAATAACCCCAAGGGCAAAAAACATTACCAAGACAAAACAGAGGGCAGCATCTTTATGTAATTTACATACTTTCCCTAGGAATACAATAATCCCATAACCTAATATCGAAGTAACACATCCAAATAAGACTATATAGAAAATAGAATCTTGCAATGGGAAAATATATTGCGCTATTAATGCACCAATCAAAAGCCCTGGGTACGAAGCATGAGATAAGCTTTCACTTAAAAGAGGTTGTTTACTAATTAAAAGAATTGTGCCCCACAAGGCTGTGGTTACACAAATTAAAGTGACAGCTAAAAAACTAGATAAGAAAATTGTATCAGAAAACATACAGCTGAGCATAATCAACATGCTCCAAATTGTTTTCCTCGAGACAATTTCAAGGTATGTTCCAAAAGTTCGATTTCACAACCATAGGTTTGGAAAATAGTATCACTAGTGAGGCACTCATGAGTCGAACCGTAGCAAATTAAACGCTTATTCAATAAAATCACTTCATCAAATAACTGACGTACATGACTCAAGTCATGATGAACAACAACTATAGTTTTGCCTTGATCTCGAAGCTCGCGTAATACCTCTACAGAGGTCTTAAACGAAGCCATATCAATCGCCGAAAACAACTCATCCATAAGATATAAATCAGCTTTTTGCATCAAAGCCCGAGCTAAAAACGCTCTTTGCTGCTGTCCTCCTGATAGCTGGCTTATTTGTCTATCTGCTAGAGATTCCAAGCCAACTCTTTCTAAAATACGAAAAGCTTCTCTTCGATCATCCCCAGAAATTCGCCCCCACATTCCTTTGTAACTATAACACCCCATAAGAACCAGATCTAGGACAGTCATGGGAAAATCCCAATCCACACTAGCCCTCTGAGGCATATAAGCAATGCGTTGACGTACTTTTTTAAATTTTTGATTAAAAAAATAAATATTACCTGAAGCAGGTTTGACTAGTCCTAAAGAAGCTTTTAAAAGAGTACTTTTACCAGCTCCATTAGGACCTAAAATAGCAGTTAATGACCCTTTTCCCAAAGAGAACGATACATGGTAAAGAACAGCTGTACGCTCATAGTTTACACACAAGTTATGTACAGACCAGAAAGTCTCATTCTTGTAATTCAACAGCAACTCCCCCTAGCTCTTCAGTAATAAGGCGTACGTTATGTCTAAAAGTGTTAAAATAATCATCACAAACATTATCACTATACAATGGTTTTTTAGCTAGACGGACAAGATGATTTTTCTTTAGACAAGCAACTATTTTTTTTAAAGCGTCCTGATTCAAAGTATCCTCAGGAAAGATCACTCGAACATCATGTTCGTTAATATAATCTACAACCGTCATAATATCACGAACACTAATTTGAGCTTCCGGGGATAAACCTTCGGGTGAAATGCAACGCGACCTCCATTCTCCACTATCAACTTCTTGAGGAGTAGCTAAATAATGGCGAGTGAAATAACTAAAGGCATTATGGCCTGATACAAGATATCGAGAGCTCTCAGGAACCGTACTCAAGCATTTTTTTGCCCAAGCATCTAAAGCAAGAATTTCTTGAACAAGCTGGATAGCATTTACTTTAAATTCAGCAGACCATTCAGGGAACCTCTGACTAAGTGTGTCAGCAATTTCTATAACAGCTTCCTTCCAAATAGATAGATCCATCCAGATATGAGGATCACAAACGCCCCCTTCTTCCAAAGGAGTAAATACCCCACGCGCGATTAAACGCTCCCCTATATTGATTACCCTTGAATTATTTTCTAAATGCTTTCGCAAACTTAACGTATGCTCAAGCCCTAGACCGTTACAGAAAATTAGCGTACTCCCTGCAATCTTATCCTCATCTCCCTTTACCATTTCATAGGCATGAGGATCTAGGGATCCTTCTATCAAAACAAGATTAGTAAGCTTATCCCCAACGACTCTTTGAACGCAGTCAGAAATCATGCGATTCATAGATAATACACAAGGAGGAGAATTTTGACTCTGATGCATTGACATTGTACATCCAGCAGTTGCAACGCATACAACTAAACAGAGCATCCAATATTTTATTTTAAATATACATGCCATTTGCATCTATCCCTCCAACCATCTTTTCGAGATCCACTATAAATCACTTAACGAGCAGAACTAAATACCGAAGCTATAAATCTTCTAAAGGGTTTATTATTTATTTTCGCGTGTAAAATTAACCAAGGAAAAAATAACAAAAAAATAGGTTCTTTACAAAATTTTTTTATTCTCGAAGAAGAAGAACTAATGAAAAAGACAAAACTGTTTTTATTTAATATAATTTTAAGACAAAATTAAAAAAGCCATTTGTTTTATGACCCAACAAAATGTTATAGAAAAAAATCTTCCTTGGTTTATGATTTTTATATTTTGAGTTGTTTTAAGAAACAAAAAGATCTTTAGAGGGAAAATATTCCAAAAAGGAGATTTCGAATACATTTATGTTCGCTGATTGATTAAAACAGCGCTTTAATTTTATTTTTCTAAACATTAAATTGAAAGTATGCCACATTCTTTCTTATAAAATACGTAAGCATCAATTATAAAAGGTGGGTTTCATGGCCGTAGAACAATCAAGTACAAAAGAAGAAATAGAAAAACTGATCGGAAAAGCTATTAAAAAAATCTGCGGAAACAAAGAAAACGATCTATGTCGCTATCTTCCAGGCCCTAGCGGCGGTTATATGCATCATTTTACTTTAAAAAAAATGAAAAGTGCTGCTCCTGAACAACTCGTAAAAATGTTAAAAACATTTATTTTAGAATCGGAAACTCCACGCACAATTAATCCTAAACCTAGAGCTCCTAGGGGATCTAAAAAACGTCGCGACTTTATTAACTTTACTAAAACAGATATTGAACGCGTTTTGGAATTAGCAAGACAAGTTGGAGACAAAGATCTGTTAGCTCGTTTTAGCCCTAAAAAACCGTTAACTTCCTTAAAAAGAGAGTTAATTCGCTCTATTCGCAACGGTATAGTCAGCCCAGAATTATGGAACGCATACGTGGAAGCTGTGAAGGCAGTAAGTTCTACCAATCTTGAAATCGCTTCTTCTTTCGTTTAATTCAAAAAAAAACTTTATGGGCGACTTGAAAATAAAGTCGCCTACCAGGTCTTATCGTCCCACTCTTTCCCTTTACTCTTGTCAATAGAGGGAAAAGATGGTATATTGTAAGATCTTTCGAAATGGAAACGATTTAAGTTTGTCCACAAAGAAATTAAAAATTATCAGAATAGAAAATAAAAGTATTTCAGAGGGTAAAATATGACAAAAACCGAAGAAAAACCTTTTGGAAAATTGCGCTCTTTCCTGTGGCCAATACACACTCACGAGCTAAAGAAAGTTTTGCCAATGTTCCTAATGTTCTTCTGTATTACATTTAACTATACGGTACTACGCGATACAAAGGACACTCTTATTGTAGGGGCTCCTGGCTCTGGTGCAGAAGCAATTCCCTTTATTAAATTTTGGCTTGTTGTCCCCTGTGCTATTATCTTCATGCTTATTTATGCAAAATTAAGCAATATATTGAGTAAACAATCTTTATTCTACACTGTAATAACCCCATTTTTGCTTTTCTTTGCTTTGTTCCCCACCGTGATATATCCTCTCAGGGATACTTTACACCCTACAGATTTTGCTGACCGTTTACAAGCTCTCCTACCCTCAGGGTTATTAGGGCTTGTAGCCATTTTACGTAATTGGACATTTGCTGCGTTTTACGTACTTGCAGAGCTCTGGGGAAGTGTAATGCTATCCTTAATGTTTTGGGGATTTGCTAACGAGATTACTAAAATTCACGAAGCAAAGCGCTTTTATGCTCTTTTTGGTATAGGAGCTAACGTTGCTTTACTGGCTTCCGGTCGCGCCATTGTTTGGGCTTCCAAGCTTAGAGCTGCTGTATCTGAAGGTGTAGATCCATGGGGATTTTCTCTAACTATTTTAATGAGCATGACCATTGTGTCTGGTATTGTCCTTATGCTAAGCTATTGGTGGATCAATAGACATGTCCTTACTGATCCTCGCTTCTATAATCCAGAAGAAATGCAAAAGGTAAAGAAAGGCGTCAAAACTAAAATGAATATGAAAGATAGCTTCCTCTATCTTGCTAGATCCCCCTATATTCTGTTACTTGCCCTATTAGTTATCTCTTATGGTATTTGCATTAATTTGATTGAAGTAACTTGGAAAAGTCAGCTCAAAATACAGTATCCGAATATGAATGACTACAGCCAATTCATGGGGAACTTCTCCTTTTGGACTGGTGTAGTTTCTGTTTTCATTATGCTGTTTGTTGGCGGTAATGTTATTCGTAAGTTCGGATGGCTAACAGGAGCTTTAGTTACTCCTGTAATGGTTCTCTTAACAGGGATTATTTTCTTTACTCTAGTCATCTTTAGGGATAAAGCTTCTGGCCTCGTTGCTATGTTCGGTACAACACCATTAATGTTAGCTGTCGTTGTTGGTGCTATCCAAAACATACTTTCTAAATCTACAAAATATGCACTCTTTGACTCTACTAAAGAAATGGCCTACATTCCTTTAGATCAAGAGCAAAAAGTCAAAGGGAAAGCTGCTATTGATGTAGTTGGTGCTAGGTTTGGAAAATCAGGTGGTGCTTTAATCCAGCAAGGATTGCTCGTTATCTGTGGAAGTATTGGAGCTATGACACCTTATCTTGCAGTGATTCTTCTTGTTATCATTGCTATTTGGCTTGTCTCTGCAACTAAGTTAAATAAATTATTCTTGGCACAGTCTGCTCTTAAAGAAAAAGAAGTTTCTCAAGAAGCTGCATCAGTTCAAACAAGAACTTCAGAAGATCCAGCTACAGCTTCTTCATAGTAGATTCCTTTTCTTATTCTCATCGGTCCCTATCTCTTTATAGATAGGGACTTTCTATTTATTTAATCTTAAACAAAAGTTTGATCTCTTTGATAAAGCTTTTTGACATATATTTTAGATACGCAAAGTTTGGATAGAGTATGAGTTGTAACCCGATAACATCAGTTTCGCACACATTATTAAAAAATGATTGCCTATGCCATAAATCTTATTCTTTGAAACATAGAACAATAGCCCGGCTTGTTCTTGGACTTCTTTTAGCTCTGGCTAGTGTACCTTTGTTTATTTTCTTGTCCGCTCCTATTAGCTATGCTGTTGGAGGAACCTTAGCACTTGTTGCGCTTATAGTATTGATTATAACTCTAGTTAAAGCGGTAGCTAAACCATCTAAAGTTCATCCAATCTCTAAAGCACTTTTAGATATTATTTATAACCGTTATCCCAGAAAAATTTTTGATTTTGTCAAAGCAGAATTCTTAACTGTTAGCGAATTCAAAACATTTATTGGTTGTTTGAAAAGTGGTTTAAACCTTCCCTTGCATTTAAATAAAAAGGCAGAAGCTTTTGGACTAGCAAGTCTGGAGACTATAGATCCAACCTATCTCCCTGAATTCGAAGAACTCCTTTTAAACTATTGTCCCCTACACTGGCTCTTTCATTTTATAAGTAAAACCCAACCTCTAAGCTGGGAAGCACTATTAAGTAAAGAAGCAAGAACTTATAATTTCCTTGGCCCCATGGCTTGTCATAAAGGGCACACGACTATTTTCCATCCATTTATACGTCCCCTTATTAGCTTAATCTCGGAAGAAGATTATAGCACCCTACTTAACCTAGCACAAAATAACCAGTGGAATACGCCGCTTGTAGAAAAAGTTTCTAAAAAATTATTAAAAAAACGCGAGATTTCCTCCTATAGCCTAGGGATTTCAAAAAGTTATACAAGCATCTCGCAGCTCTTATTTTTGTTCTTTTCTCATCATGTGACTTGGGAACAGGCAAAACTACTTAATCTTTTAAGCGAGGAACAGTGGTCGCTTCTTCATAGGCTTGATAACTCTACAGGGCACTTGCAAATAGCTATGTTTGGAGGCTATCTACTCACGCAAACCGAAATGCTCAATCCTGACTCCTTACAATACGAACCTGTGCTAGACTATTTAACATGGGAAGAGCTCAAAATTTTAGGAGGCAAAGGAGATCCTTCCAGGCTAAAAGACGGATGCACCTTACTTCAAGACTTATGCTCAATTACAAAACAGCATCAAAATTTCTTAACACGGAAGCACGATATTAAGCGCAAAATGAATGAAGTACTCTCTACTCTGCCAATTTATAACTTCAATATGAAATTAGGGAAAAGAGAGAAAATAAAGTAAAATCAAAATGTGGTTGCTTTTCCTAGCCTAAGCATTACTTCTATACTCTGTATTTTAAAAAATTTATTAATAAATAATCTATTATTAAGATCTATATAAATATAGAATATATTTTATTAATACATTTTTATAAGAAATATAGTACAATATTGCGAATATTTTTAGGAGTTACCTATATGGGCGCTATTTGTTTGACTCAAATACCTCATCTACTATTTAAAAATAGGTGTGAGTGCCATCAGGACTGTTCTTTAAAAGCAAGAACCATTGCTAGAATTGCTTTAACCATTATTCTAGCAATCACCAGTATTCTTACATTCCTTTTTTGTATAGCTCCTGTTAGTTATATTGTCGGAGGAGTTTTAGCTGGAGTAACCCTCACCATACTAATCTTAACCCTAGTCGCTGCGATAAAACATCCTAGAAAACCTCATCCTATTCCTAAAAAACTCTTGAAAATAATTAAAACAAATTATCCTCGTCCCCTAGTTAGCTTTATTATAGAAAAACAGCTCTCTTTCCAAGAGATTAATCAGCTTATTGTGCATAGACGTGCTCAAGCAGGTCTTCCCAACGCTTTGGATGACAAGCTGCAAGAATTTGGGGTCAAACGACTAGATAAAATAAACTTCCATAGTCTTGATGATATTGAAATCCTACTCAGTCGTTATTGCCCTCTATATTGGTTCAGACTCTTTACTAATCTTGATGAATTTCATGAAGACTCTTCTTCAAAAACGATTGCACAAAGGGCCTATCAAACTTTAGGACGCTTTGTGTACCAATTAGAACAGACTACTATCTTCCAACCATTAACTTATGCGATTTTGAAAGAAATTACTCCAAGAGAACAATGTCAGTTAAGAATATATGCTAAAGCGCTATGGAACCACTCTGAGGCTAAAAAAATCTGTGAACAAATATACAACAGAATAGACAAAAGCTGGCATAAGAGACTCAAGGCAGAGGAAGGACTGCTTAAAGACTTTCCATTAACTAAGGAAGGGGTTAGACACCTTCTCCTCTTATTGAGTATTTATGACATGGACCCAGAAACACAAGCTACTTTAATCTCTGGTTTAGACTGGAAATCTTGGATCTGGTTATGTAAGTTCAATACATGGGGCGGACATCCTTTTCAAATAGCAAAGTTAGGAGGGTTTCTCTCTTCCTGTGATAAATTTTTTGATGATAAGTCAATACCTGGAGGAATAACTTGGGAAGAAATGGCCTCTCTAGTAGAAAATAATTCTAAAAACCACCCTGATGTACAACCAGCACACGCTTTAGCAGCATATCTATTGACTAGTTGTCCCTATCTTAGTCAAAAAGGCCTGACACAAGGGAGCGACCTCGATCAACTTATGTATGATCATGTAAAAAATTCTCCTATGTATTCTATAAATCCAGAGACTGGGGCACGAACCCTTAAGGGGAAATATGGGGTGCATCTTAAATAAAATTGGCCTCAGCTTGGGCTCACATAAAGAAGCAGTAGAAGTCTCTTTAGGAAGAACTATTCAAATGACCTTCAGAAAAAAATCGGCGTGAACAAGGTGAAATATTTTATATAAAAATAATCAAATTAGAAAAACTTCTAAGAAGAGATTTTTTATGATATAATCTATAGTAATTATCTAGGATACCTATGAGTTATATTGTTCCTTCTGTTTTTAAATTTTTTTTTACAAATAAGTATAATTTTGAAGTAAAGAATTCTCTTGTTGTTCATATTGCGTTTAGCGCGATCTTAGTTTTAGGATCTTTAATCGCTTTCCTTTGTATTGTATCCCCAATATCTTATATTCTAGGTGGAGCATTGATAGGACTAGCATTCTTGATTTCTTTAGTGGGCTTAGCTCTCAGTATAAAAAAGGTTCCGCCTACCATTCCTGAGGCACTAACACAAATAATTCCAGAGGGTCTCTTAAAAAAAATTCAATTTCATTATCCTAGAGTTGTTTCAGATTTCATTGCTGAAGTCAAACCTTCTCTTAATGAACTAATAAATTTTGTAAGTTTTCTAAATAAATTATATTATAAAGGTAAGGCAAATTTAACTTTTCCACCACAGCCGTTAAAAGGCAAAATAGAAGCGTTTGGTCTTGAGCGCATAATAAATGAGGTCGATACCCTTACTCATAAAAGACAGATCCTTAACTTGCGTCTTCAACAAACCAGAAGTTCGCCCCTTGATCATCCCCTTTTTCCTTCATTAAAAGCATTTTTGCAAAAGGAATGCCCATTTTTTTGGTTGAGTGAGTTTATTTCCTTTGGCAGTTCGGTCTTAAAGACTACTGAAATACGCATAGATTCTGAATACAAACAGGCAACAGTACAAGATTATGTAGACGAAACAATGCTTCCTATCCATTGGTTTACCCCCCTAGGACTTAGTAGGAGCAGTGACTCTATTTTAAATTTACATACATTAGTTTTAGCCAGAGTATTAACGAAAAATACTTTTGAAAGTCTAAAAGATACTGCATTAAATGGGGATTGGAACAATCCTAGTAGTGATTGTTTATCTATAAAACAACAACTCTTCGCAACGTATTGTATAAAGTACCAGTCTTACCGTAACCTTACTATGTTCCCCATGCTCGATGAAGTCTCCTTCAATGCAATGCTATTAGCTATTTTTAGGAAAAAGTTTTCTTGGAAACAAATACGGTTGATAAAAACAACTTCGTCC is a window from the Chlamydia serpentis genome containing:
- the dxr gene encoding 1-deoxy-D-xylulose-5-phosphate reductoisomerase — translated: MKHLAVLGSTGSIGRQTLEIVRRYPSKFKIIAMASYGNNSRLFFEQLEEFSPLAAAVYHEDVYKEACRRFSGIQFFLGQEGLIQLCVMDAVSMVVAASSGIEALPAILEAIKKRKMLALANKEILVCAGKLVSETAKQYNTQILPIDSEHNALYQCLEGRASEGIKKLVLTASGGPLFNKSLEELNRVTKQDILNHPIWNMGAKITVDSSTLVNKGLEIIEAYWLFDLKNIEITAVIHPQSLIHGMVELQDGSVISIMNPPDMLFPIQYALTAPERFPSPREGMDFSKKHTLDFFPIDEERFPSIRLARQVLEYQGSAGSFFNAANEILVHRFLSDEISWCDILQKLTTLMESHKVYACHSLEDILEVDGEARALAQEI
- a CDS encoding metal ABC transporter permease, yielding MVLGVSPYYGVSFFQFFLVFFSRLFSGRLFSSSLYIDDVQVIVFLAISCSGAFAGTFLVLKKMAMYANAVSHTVLFGLVCVCLFTHQLTTLSLSTLTLAATATALLTGFLIYFIRNTFKVGEESSTAFVFSLLFSLSLVLLVFITRNAHIGTELVLGNADSLNQGDIFPVAIVVLANAMIAIFAFRSLVCTSFDCVFATSLGIPTRLVDYLIIFQLSACLVGAFKAVGVLMALAFLIIPTLIGKIIAKSIGGLMGWSLVFSLATSFLAPACSRAILSAYGVGLSTSGISVVLLTAMYVFVKLTSYFRNNFTKNFEKGHQNSLES
- a CDS encoding iron chelate uptake ABC transporter family permease subunit; protein product: MLSCMFSDTIFLSSFLAVTLICVTTALWGTILLISKQPLLSESLSHASYPGLLIGALIAQYIFPLQDSIFYIVLFGCVTSILGYGIIVFLGKVCKLHKDAALCFVLVMFFALGVILASYVKDCNPAMYNRINAYLYGQAATLGFFEAGLAAVVFCASLIVLWLWYREIIVTTFDKDFAFTCGVKTILYEVISLIFVSLVIVSGVRSVGIVLISAMFVAPSLGARQLSDRLSTMLVLSACFGGISGALGSYISVAFGCHAVIGKQTVFVTLPTGPLVVVCSGVLACMCLLFSPKYGWVTRTFRKKCFSFSKHQEHLLKIFWHASHNCLENISVRDFVCSDKYQEYFGPKPFPTWRVWILEWKGYVIKESDRYRLTEKGKVKALGLVRAHRLWESYLVHSLDFSKENVHELAEEIEHVLTEELDNTLTEILNNPFYDPHQQIIPDKKREE
- a CDS encoding metal ABC transporter ATP-binding protein, with the translated sequence MNYKNETFWSVHNLCVNYERTAVLYHVSFSLGKGSLTAILGPNGAGKSTLLKASLGLVKPASGNIYFFNQKFKKVRQRIAYMPQRASVDWDFPMTVLDLVLMGCYSYKGMWGRISGDDRREAFRILERVGLESLADRQISQLSGGQQQRAFLARALMQKADLYLMDELFSAIDMASFKTSVEVLRELRDQGKTIVVVHHDLSHVRQLFDEVILLNKRLICYGSTHECLTSDTIFQTYGCEIELLEHTLKLSRGKQFGAC
- a CDS encoding metal ABC transporter solute-binding protein, Zn/Mn family; amino-acid sequence: MQMACIFKIKYWMLCLVVCVATAGCTMSMHQSQNSPPCVLSMNRMISDCVQRVVGDKLTNLVLIEGSLDPHAYEMVKGDEDKIAGSTLIFCNGLGLEHTLSLRKHLENNSRVINIGERLIARGVFTPLEEGGVCDPHIWMDLSIWKEAVIEIADTLSQRFPEWSAEFKVNAIQLVQEILALDAWAKKCLSTVPESSRYLVSGHNAFSYFTRHYLATPQEVDSGEWRSRCISPEGLSPEAQISVRDIMTVVDYINEHDVRVIFPEDTLNQDALKKIVACLKKNHLVRLAKKPLYSDNVCDDYFNTFRHNVRLITEELGGVAVELQE
- the npt1 gene encoding NTP/NDP exchange transporter Npt1, encoding MTKTEEKPFGKLRSFLWPIHTHELKKVLPMFLMFFCITFNYTVLRDTKDTLIVGAPGSGAEAIPFIKFWLVVPCAIIFMLIYAKLSNILSKQSLFYTVITPFLLFFALFPTVIYPLRDTLHPTDFADRLQALLPSGLLGLVAILRNWTFAAFYVLAELWGSVMLSLMFWGFANEITKIHEAKRFYALFGIGANVALLASGRAIVWASKLRAAVSEGVDPWGFSLTILMSMTIVSGIVLMLSYWWINRHVLTDPRFYNPEEMQKVKKGVKTKMNMKDSFLYLARSPYILLLALLVISYGICINLIEVTWKSQLKIQYPNMNDYSQFMGNFSFWTGVVSVFIMLFVGGNVIRKFGWLTGALVTPVMVLLTGIIFFTLVIFRDKASGLVAMFGTTPLMLAVVVGAIQNILSKSTKYALFDSTKEMAYIPLDQEQKVKGKAAIDVVGARFGKSGGALIQQGLLVICGSIGAMTPYLAVILLVIIAIWLVSATKLNKLFLAQSALKEKEVSQEAASVQTRTSEDPATASS
- a CDS encoding DUF1389 domain-containing protein is translated as MSCNPITSVSHTLLKNDCLCHKSYSLKHRTIARLVLGLLLALASVPLFIFLSAPISYAVGGTLALVALIVLIITLVKAVAKPSKVHPISKALLDIIYNRYPRKIFDFVKAEFLTVSEFKTFIGCLKSGLNLPLHLNKKAEAFGLASLETIDPTYLPEFEELLLNYCPLHWLFHFISKTQPLSWEALLSKEARTYNFLGPMACHKGHTTIFHPFIRPLISLISEEDYSTLLNLAQNNQWNTPLVEKVSKKLLKKREISSYSLGISKSYTSISQLLFLFFSHHVTWEQAKLLNLLSEEQWSLLHRLDNSTGHLQIAMFGGYLLTQTEMLNPDSLQYEPVLDYLTWEELKILGGKGDPSRLKDGCTLLQDLCSITKQHQNFLTRKHDIKRKMNEVLSTLPIYNFNMKLGKREKIK